From a single Gadus morhua chromosome 3, gadMor3.0, whole genome shotgun sequence genomic region:
- the sorbs2a gene encoding sorbin and SH3 domain-containing protein 2 isoform X8, with amino-acid sequence MNTDSGGSCTRRTAMSLTLSPMKRVQSSPNLTTGCESNSPDSDAWRSQSAIDGFRNGDANSSSLAAKGFRSVRPNLQDKKTLSQASTAMPFPPPRRDSFLLSPTGTNPPTYSSLQALDASLNPHTFAPYHNEGEAWKESYTLRSQSSHSFSESCRTTSTSFTPDVPPQANQGLGCVSNDMGSSTTATANAQAQERKVSSLKLTPVTIPDPPAHLHHPEPHPPPPKPQSLASPSSASPPPPPPRRDSSIQPQAATQRASPSRPLRGTPKATSGPQVGSKGSGRASVPTPPLGPPPGRAAESRDCAPAVPPRPSPANLLGQVLSQAMNGSTGPPQRPLSPPAYPPPPASLHMGLHRQSRSSEGSECYTRETVTSGHSSGLYSTLPIARFSEEERKVSLIKAPHYEGIGPVDETGIPIAIRTTVDRPKDWYKTMFKQIHMVHKADDDYSDTYNATYALINNEAHSMSTDPTMAHPPPRTHTYRPLAKSPSGEPGTLGPREPPPSPAPPPPPPPMPSLLQLRTRDSDREKESQDMNQWGPPDRKVDTRKYRAEPKSIFEYEPGKSSILAQERPTFDDIDLENEPWFKFFSELEFGRPPPKKRLDYNPAVSTRQHMETSLHIAPADTKAPERPASAAGDYRKRRKSEPSASLANNPSDQRRSAAVSPKPPDSSRASTLRKPSAHSSPSSPSRPKGGDACAMYSPRETSPAPPKPHAPCLTPPRRPDASPTRRDGSPDGSRSSSRGSGCLKRRRPENHRRRLEEEGQEEMETWSGSEDPPGPPAPPVPAAPGKLRSRSCDDLLNDGLPGSGGAGAARSESVGSLLCDGGGPSGAPGNGSSTGSLPRPHRRRAHDSPGFLQLYRKMHHIDRAQLIPSEVIRSVRARILELEGQPHLLRQHLFPWTPTGGGDVPRDVVPSRISEYEQLIQKSKSMPNLGDGEGPSGTNTPGGSSSLASSGGGATPVYPKRRFSIESLLEEDLGNGVNGGNGVNGGSGSAAAAAPSPRATAADVPRPLRSPPEGQPRAGPEPDRVARSSFTAARAVPQGQRAHPEYSDSEQDAVASDLSDFIPVEGSSFCSESDLDHCSLTSTESLYGSTALHHQLRHHHGLLHHHHHHHHHQPGHQSLGQSQGYQHRHLISSCKGRCPASYTRFTTMLRHERERARQERQRPSLPQQQPLQLEPRSRDSRPPAHTSQSQQAMAKLAFLVSPVPFRRKKGSPPSTRRSSGGGGGGRSGRPKSKEAIYDALDAALRDIYEHLQAERGHHGGRAPDDGVLRRMLAELLPDVPERSSSLRGRQRCRLDGSSSNAGDPDGCPAGYASSYRRDTSSPRIQSPRIQSPRIQSPRMQSPISACYSRQHSPDTANNNDYGEERGNGNILCYSDQDVSRGYSTTDGHHTPQGRRATPEREVSHKQMTQLILFSLLHQKQPARAIYDFKAQSAKELTFKKGDAVNIVRQIDNNWYEGEHRGRTGIFPISYVEKMPSSERQQQPARPPPPAKVREMGEAVARYNFNADTNVELSLRKGERVLLLRQVDPNWYEGKIPDSTKQGIFPVSYVDIVKHSPSRSPAHHVDPLGYPGSRTPSSTPTKPPCILPPPPHPHHPPSTPPLPPPSAQRALHLQAVTNEWLSLTLDTPPRTTCTPPPPTPPPLPAHHHLVSLPRTPPPAPPRRCFSPPAPPWRASSGHSSPVFRQAMPDLNFSLVPFEPPPPHTPPPPPPPPPPPPPPPFSPSSRRSSVSLFNNTQLPQPSAYQAWTGQYPPPPPPPPPPPPPPPPPPHSPSSPRSSVSLFNKTQPPQPSTYQAWTGHNPLPLPPPPPPPPPPPHSPSYPRPALNVSFIENTRGSQPSSYQAGSGRLFCTEVDPEALPKEVAQWWGGSDLSIVDQSQELSETTPPDADPYELLLSMILDFVTVDDDEKVPRWSPVERSSPEPFAGRSHDKRDSSEARPPASASPVGQSTSAVRLECHKPVTIEPLSIGWKKPVKPGDDPHVEAGRLPTVTEEGCIELFIQEEEEGGGSDEEADSRLPHDGQKAAACPSTLKPLAPLHLCSSPALTPPPAAPLSAPTPSSASVSSCLLDGDDRDAINALTTAPSGSPPQPTDRPCTTSPDPHLRPSPLSPPPPRHLDPTKQSICPGSLPPSSSLPPPLESSHMQPSPPPPLPCSPSPPSSPPPPAPSPPHPPHPPPTPSTPPRQVPRCAKLKPAYKHHETVLEGKPPRSPVPARSSPLSMERGRRRFLQDALQGGGDPFRALYNYLPRNEDELELREGDIVDVMEKCDDGWFVGTSRRSKQFGTFPGNYVKRL; translated from the exons GCCTCCACCGCGATGCCGTTCCCGCCCCCCAGGAGGGACAGTTTCCTCCTGTCCCCCACCGGCACTAACCCCCCCACGTACAGCTCCCTGCAGGCCCTGGATGCTAGTTTGAATCCCCATACCTTTGCACCGTATCATAATGAGGGTGAGGCATGGAAAGAGTCCTACACCTTGCGAAGCCAatcctctcactccttctccgaGTCTTGCAGAACAACCTCCACCTCTTTCACTCCAGATGTCCCCCCACAGGCTAACCAAGGCTTAGGATGTGTCTCAAACGATATGGGCAGTAGCACCACCGCCACAGCTAACGCCCAGGCTCAAGAGCGAAAGGTGTCTTCCCTCAAGCTGACCCCCGTCACCATCCCTGACCCTCCagctcacctccaccaccccgaACCCCACCCTCCGCCCCCCAAACCCCAGAGCCTGGCTTCCCCTTCCTCCgcatcccctccaccaccgcccccccgtAGAGATTCCAGCATCCAACCCCAAGCCGCGACGCAGAGGGCCTCGCCGTCCCGCCCGCTCCGCGGGACCCCCAAGGCCACCTCGGGACCCCAGGTGGGGTCCAAGGGGTCAGGTCGGGCGTCGGTTCCGACCCCGCCGTTGGGTCCTCCTCCGGGCCGGGCGGCTGAAAGCAGGGACTGCGCCCCGGCCGTTCCTCCGCGGCCCTCGCCGGCCAACCTGTTG GGCCAGGTCCTCTCTCAGGCCATGAATGGAAGCACAGGCCCCCCCCAgaggcccctctccccccctgcctaccctcctcccccagcctccctccaCATGGGGCTCCACAGGCAGAGCAGGAGTTCAG AGGGCAGCGAGTGTTACACCCGGGAGACGGTGACGTCAGGCCACTCCAGCGGGCTCTACAGCACGCTGCCCATCGCCCGCTtctctgaggaggagaggaaggtgtCCCTCATCAAGGCCCCCCACTACGAGGGCATCGGCCCCGTGGACGAGACGGGCATCCCCATCGCCATACGCACG ACAGTGGACCGGCCCAAGGACTGGTACAAGACCATGTTCAAGCAGATCCACATGGTCCACAAAGCAG ACGACGATTATTCAGATACCTACAACGCCACGTACGCCTTGATAAACAACG AGGCCCACAGCATGTCCACGGACCCTACCATggcccaccctccccccaggaCACACACCTACCGGCCCCTGGCCAAGAGCCCGTCGGGTGAGCCGGGGACCCTGGGCCCCCGGGAGCCCCCTCCGTCCCCCGCGCCTCCCCCGCCGCCTCCACCCatgccctccctcctccagctgaGGACCCGGGACAGCGACCGGGAGAAGGAGTCCCAAGACAT GAACCAGTGGGGGCCCCCGGACAGGAAGGTGGACACCAGGAAGTACAGGGCAGAGCCCAAGAGCATATTTGAGTATGAGCCAGGGAAGTCCTCCATATTGGCGCAGGAGAGACCA ACCTTTGATGATATAGATTTAGAGAACGAGCCTTGGTTTAAGTTCTTTTCAGAGCTTGAGTTTGGGAGACCG CCTCCTAAAAAGCGTCTGGATTATAATCCAGCAGTCTCCACCCGCCAGCATATGGAG ACCTCTCTGCACATCGCTCCGGCTGACACTAAGGCACCGGAGAGACCCGCGAG CGCGGCCGGCGACTACAGGAAGCGGAGGAAGTCTGAGCCCTCTGCCTCCCTTGCCAACAACCCGTCCGACCAGAGGAGATCTGCGGCGGTCTCCCCCAAACCCCCGGACTCGTCCAGAGCCAGCACCCTGAGGAAGCCCTCCGCCCACTCCtcaccttcctctccctccagaccCAAGG GTGGGGACGCATGCGCCATGTACTCCCCCCGTGAGACCTCCCCGGCTCCCCCCAAGCCCCACGCCCCCTGTCTCACGCCCCCGCGGCGCCCCGACGCTAGCCCCACGCGGCGGGACGGCAGCCCGGACGGcagccgctcctcctccagagGCTCGGGCTGTCTGAAGCGCCGCCGGCCGGAGAACCACCGGCggcggctggaggaggaggggcaggaggagatggagaccTGGAGCGGGTCGGAGGACCcgcccggcccccccgccccgcccgtcCCGGCCGCGCCGGGCAAGCTGCGGTCGCGCAGCTGCGACGACCTGCTCAACGACGGGCTCCCCGGCTCGGGCGGGGCCGGCGCGGCCCGCTCGGAGAGCGTCGGCTCGTTGCTGTGCGACGGCGGCGGGCCCTCGGGCGCCCCCGGCAACGGGTCCTCCACGGGctccctgccccgcccccaccgccgccgcgcGCACGACTCGCCGGGCTTCCTGCAGCTGTACCGCAAGATGCACCACATCGACCGCGCCCAGCTCATCCCGTCGGAGGTCATCCGCTCGGTGCGCGCCCGCATCCTGGAGCTGGAGGGCCAGCCGCACCTCCTCCGCCAGCACCTCTTCCCCTGGACGCCGACCGGCGGCGGGGACGTGCCGCGCGACGTGGTGCCCAGCCGCATCTCCGAGTACGAGCAGCTGATCCAGAAGTCCAAGTCCATGCCCAACCTGGGGGACGGCGAGGGCCCGTCGGGCACCAACACGCCGGGCGGCTCCTCGTCGCTGGCCAGCAGCGGGGGAGGGGCCACGCCCGTCTACCCCAAGCGCCGCTTCTCCATCGAGTCCCTGCTGGAGGAGGACCTCGGCAACGGCGTGAACGGCGGCAACGGCGTGAACGGCGGCTCcggctccgccgccgccgccgccccatcGCCGCGGGCCACCGCCGCCGACGTGCCGCGCCCGCTCCGCAGCCCGCCGGAGGGCCAGCCCCGCGCGGGGCCCGAGCCCGACCGCGTGGCACGCAGCTCCTTCACGGCGGCCCGCGCCGTGCCCCAGGGCCAGCGGGCCCACCCGGAGTACTCTGACAGCGAGCAGGACGCGGTGGCCTCGGACCTCAGCGACTTCATCCCCGTGGAGGGCTCGTCCTTCTGCAGCGAGAGCGACCTGGACCACTGCTCCCTCACCTCCACCGAGAGCCTGTACGGCTCCACCGCGCTGCACCACCAGCTGCGCCACCACCACGGCctgctgcaccaccaccaccaccaccaccaccaccagcccggCCACCAGAGCCTGGGCCAGAGCCAGGGCTACCAGCACCGCCACCTCATCAGCTCCTGCAAGGGCCGCTGCCCGGCCTCCTACACCCGCTTCACCACCATGCTGCGTCACGAGCGGGAGCGCGCCCGCCAGGAGCGCCAgaggccctccctcccccagcagcagcccctgCAGCTGGAGCCCAGGAGCCGCGACAGCCGGCCCCCCGCCCACACCTCCCAGTCGCAGCAGGCCATGGCCAAGCTGGCCTTCCTGGTCAGCCCCGTGCCTTTCCGCAGGAAAAAGGGCTCTCCTCCTTCGACGAGGAGGagcagcggcggcgggggcggaggCCGGAGCGGCAGACCCAAGTCCAAAGAGGCTATTTACGACGCACTGGACGCCGCCCTGAGGGACATCTACGAGCACCTCCAGGCGGAGAGGGGCCACCACGGGGGCCGGGCCCCCGACGACGGCGTCCTGCGGAGGATGCTGGCCGAGCTGCTCCCGGACGTCCCGGAGAGGAGCTCCTCGCTGCGGGGCCGGCAGAGGTGTCGCCTGGACGGGAGCTCCTCCAACGCCGGGGACCCCGACGGGTGCCCCGCGGGGTACGCCTCCTCGTACAGGCGGGACACCTCCTCGCCGCGGATACAGTCGCCGCGGATACAGTCGCCGCGGATACAGTCGCCGCGGATGCAGTCGCCCATCAGCGCCTGCTACAGCCGCCAGCACTCGCCGGACACGGCGAACAACAACGATTACGGAGAGGAGCGGGGCAACGGAAACATTCTCTGTTACTCAG aCCAGGACGTCTCCAGAGGCTACTCCACCACTGATGGACACCACACACCGCAAGGAAGGAGGGCCACCCCCGAGAGAGAG GTCTCCCATAAGCAGATGACACAACttattctcttctctctcctccaccagaAACAGCCGGCCAGAGCCATTTATGACTTTAAGGCCCAATCTGCTAA GGAGCTGACGTTCAAGAAAGGAGACGCGGTGAACATCGTGCGGCAGATAGACAACAACTGGTATGAGGGGGAGCACCGCGGCCGGACGGGCATCTTCCCCATCTCCTATGTAGAG AAGATGCCCTCGTcggagaggcagcagcagcccgccaggccccccccgcccgccaagGTCCGGGAGATGGGCGAAGCCGTGGCCCGCTACAACTTCAACGCAGACACCAACGTGGAGCTCTCTCTCAGAAAG gGCGAGAGAGTGTTGCTGCTGCGGCAGGTGGATCCTAACTGGTACGAGGGGAAGATCCCAGACAGCACCAAGCAGGGCATCTTCCCCGTCTCCTACGTGGACATCGTCAAGCACTCTCCATCCCGAAGCCCGGCCCACCACGTGGATCCTCTCGGATACCCCGGCAGTAGGACACccagctccacccccaccaAG CCTCCCTGCAtcctcccgcctcctccccatccccaccaccccccctccacccctccgctACCACCGCCCTCCGCCCAGAGAGCCCTCCACCTGCAAGCCGTCACCAACGAGTGGCTCTCCCTCACCCTGGACACGCCCCCCCGCACAACGTgcacccctcccccgcccacaCCTCCGCCACtccccgcccaccaccacctcgtGTCCCTGCCCAGAACGCCCCCCCCTGCGCCCCCGAGGAGGTGCTTCAGCCCACCTGCTCCGCCCTGGCGAGCCTCCTCTGGCCATTCAAGTCCCGTGTTCAGACAAGCGATGCCAGACTTGAACTTCTCTCTGGTGCCTTTtgagccaccaccacctcacacacctcctcctcctcctcctcctcctcctcctcctcctcctcctccattttcCCCTTCCTCCCGCAGATCTAGTGTCTCCTTGTTTAATAATACTCAATTGCCTCAACCTTCGGCCTATCAGGCTTGGACCGGAcaatatcctcctcctcctcctcctcctcctcctcctcctcctcctcctcctcctcctccacactctccttcctccccaagaTCCAGTGTCTCCTTGTTTAACAAAACTCAACCACCCCAACCTTCAACCTACCAGGCTTGGACAGGACAtaatcctcttcctcttcctcctcctcctcctcctcctcctcctcctccacactctcCTTCCTACCCAAGACCTGCTCTAAACGTCTCCTTCATTGAAAACACTCGAGGGTCCCAGCCGTCGTCCTATCAGGCGGGGTCGGGGCGGTTGTTTTGCACTGAGGTGGACCCAGAGGCTTTGCCCAAAGAGGTTGCACAGTGGTGGGGCGGCTCAGACCTGAGCATAGTCGACCAAAGCCAGGAACTATCAGAAACCACACCGCCGGACGCCGACCCTTACGAACTGTTGCTGTCCATGATTCTGGACTTCGTCACCGTCGACGACGACGAGAAGGTCCCCAGGTGGTCCCCGGTCGAGCGCTCGTCGCCCGAGCCGTTCGCCGGGAGATCGCACGACAAGCGTGATTCGTCCGAGGCGAGGCCCCCTGCTAGCGCGTCGCCCGTCGGCCAATCAACGAGCGCCGTTCGACTAGAGTGCCACAAGCCGGTTACTATTGAGCCTCTGTCTATCGGTTGGAAAAAGCCTGTGAAACCCGGGGACGACCCCCACGTGGAGGCCGGCCGGCTGCCCACCGTCACAGAAGAGGGCTGCATTGAGCTTTTTAttcaggaagaggaggaaggaggcggcAGTGACGAAGAAGCCGACAGTAGATTGCCTCACGACGGCCAAAAG GCTGCCGCCTGCCCGTCCACTTTAAAACCCCTCGCTCCCCTCCACCTCTGTTCGTCGCCCGCGCTAACGCCACCACCAGCAGCTCCTCTCTCCGCCCCTACCCCGTCCTCGGCCTCCGTTTCCTCCTGCCTCCTTGATGGCGACGATAGGGACGCCAtcaatgccctcaccactgctcCCTCTGGCTCTCCTCCTCAACCAACTGATCGCCCCTGTACCACGTCACCCGATCCCCACCTCCGCCCGTCTCCTCTcagtccaccaccacctcgacACCTGGACCCAACGAAGCAGTCCATCTGCCCCGGCTCCCTTCCTCCGagctcctcccttcctccaccctTGGAATCCTCACACATGCAgccatcacctccccctcctctaccctgctctccttctcctccatcttcacctccacctcccgctccatctcctcctcatcctcctcatcctcctcctactccatcAACCCCACCCCGACAAGTGCCTAGGTGTGCCAAGCTCAAG CCGGCCTATAAGCACCACGAGACGGTGCTGGAGGGTAAACCTCCCCGTAGCCCCGTCCCGGCCAGGAGTTCTCCCCTGTCCATGGAAAGAGGTCGAAGG CGATTCCTTCAAGATGCACTCCAAGGCGGAGGAGATCC GTTCCGTGCCCTGTACAATTACTTGCCTCGCAACGAAGACGAACTGGAGCTCAGAGAAGGAGACATCGTGGACGTGATGGAGAAGTGTGACGATGGCTGGTTTGTTG GGACTTCTCGTCGGAGCAAGCAGTTTGGAACCTTCCCAGGGAACTACGTGAAGCGGCTATAA